From a single Collibacillus ludicampi genomic region:
- a CDS encoding ATPase, T2SS/T4P/T4SS family: MFKNSDPLSLEQKWEEHYKDWEMLKQKDDKGQWAEWEGLLLEKFLAWQEKQKARLGVEAENVPEETQRIHLRRLVQEIKQIPAWAHTELVERFLDDQYRMGPLQPLWEDPRVSDIQVFVPMDPQYKQKIYYKRGGKRRIYNGPGFRDYNHARIWVNKHVSRFGLRFDPGKVQLDASASDGERLHIIAGPSGYSTFYDAKYQLIPCLIISVRKFVSAFTIEDLTDRGTVTWEAPDARHDVARKAKRYKRRPVYTQRTGGMVDQATMDYFRLMVLLRKNYAIAAPTGWGKTTFANALMALIPRTHMNLILEESPEMQPQVEHAIRLYERKDTMGNVTFSLADGLKAALRMNPDRIFLSEIRDLIAWVFLHVIQSGHDGSGTTLHASSCKAAIERIISLAASGPSAPDQKVIREILFDRLHTVIHGSLAGKDNEHRFIDEVVQLKPGGDIHPVTEFIQQGVGPSGEPIGYWVFHGPTDEFVEEMLRNGYEIPASWGWEVVDDEEEDRE; encoded by the coding sequence CGAGTGGGAAGGGCTGTTGCTCGAAAAATTCCTGGCGTGGCAGGAAAAACAAAAGGCTCGCCTGGGTGTGGAAGCGGAGAATGTGCCCGAGGAAACCCAGCGTATTCATTTGAGGCGGTTGGTACAGGAGATCAAGCAAATCCCGGCATGGGCACATACGGAACTCGTGGAGCGGTTTTTGGACGACCAGTACCGGATGGGGCCGCTTCAGCCGCTGTGGGAAGATCCGAGAGTCTCAGACATTCAGGTCTTCGTACCGATGGACCCGCAATACAAGCAGAAGATTTACTACAAACGCGGCGGAAAACGGCGGATTTACAATGGGCCTGGTTTTCGGGACTACAATCACGCCAGAATTTGGGTCAATAAGCATGTGTCACGGTTTGGGTTACGCTTTGACCCTGGAAAAGTTCAATTGGATGCCTCGGCGTCAGACGGTGAGAGGCTTCACATTATTGCCGGACCGTCGGGCTATTCGACTTTTTATGACGCCAAATACCAACTGATCCCATGCCTGATCATTTCGGTCAGGAAGTTTGTATCTGCGTTCACCATCGAGGATCTGACAGACCGGGGGACTGTCACATGGGAAGCACCGGATGCAAGACATGACGTGGCCCGAAAAGCCAAGAGATACAAACGCCGTCCGGTTTACACGCAAAGGACCGGCGGCATGGTCGATCAGGCCACGATGGATTATTTTCGGCTGATGGTTCTGCTGAGGAAAAACTACGCGATCGCCGCTCCCACGGGGTGGGGCAAAACCACGTTTGCCAACGCCCTTATGGCGCTCATTCCACGAACACATATGAATCTGATCTTGGAAGAATCGCCGGAGATGCAGCCGCAAGTCGAGCATGCCATTCGACTGTACGAGCGCAAAGACACCATGGGCAATGTGACGTTCAGCCTGGCCGACGGCCTGAAGGCGGCTCTGCGAATGAACCCTGACCGGATTTTCCTATCAGAGATCCGCGATTTAATTGCATGGGTGTTCTTGCATGTGATCCAGTCCGGACACGACGGCTCAGGAACGACACTCCATGCCAGCTCGTGCAAGGCGGCCATCGAAAGGATCATCAGTCTGGCGGCGTCAGGCCCAAGTGCCCCAGACCAAAAAGTGATCCGGGAAATCCTGTTTGACCGTCTGCACACGGTCATCCACGGCTCTCTGGCCGGCAAAGACAATGAGCACCGCTTTATTGATGAGGTCGTTCAGTTGAAGCCCGGTGGAGATATCCATCCCGTGACAGAGTTCATCCAACAGGGCGTGGGGCCATCTGGGGAACCGATCGGGTACTGGGTATTTCACGGACCTACCGACGAGTTCGTGGAAGAGATGTTGCGCAATGGCTACGAAATCCCGGCGTCCTGGGGATGGGAAGTGGTGGATGATGAGGAGGAGGACCGGGAATGA
- a CDS encoding type II secretion system F family protein has translation MMILLFAAFFVALYFALHWWNGRYERAAQSILRGHQDREERRTLQSLTAQLSLPTQLTLSSLHIWASLACAIASGIASKMWWHKTPVFGIVIGAAIPFQTVALRRQYYSRSYRKDVKTALLFAGAVFREGGTVENWVREVKDRLEGPLRKEFAAGAAQINQLGVSYFLRQMAETSPDPIFRVAMAGIYDNYQSTGDLREFINSVLQNLRQQEHVERSIKQKQKEFLKMFAFPAIFPLMMYLMFQPSVDALLAHSFQANVVLFVGVVGYAALLSVAYRLTRPKILG, from the coding sequence ATGATGATACTGCTCTTTGCAGCGTTCTTCGTGGCTCTCTATTTCGCCCTGCATTGGTGGAACGGGCGGTACGAACGGGCTGCCCAATCCATTCTGCGCGGTCACCAGGATCGGGAAGAGCGACGGACCCTTCAGTCACTGACCGCGCAGCTCTCCCTTCCGACTCAATTGACCCTTTCAAGCCTGCATATCTGGGCGTCTTTGGCGTGCGCGATTGCTAGCGGTATCGCGAGTAAGATGTGGTGGCACAAGACACCCGTGTTTGGGATCGTCATCGGTGCAGCGATTCCGTTCCAGACCGTTGCCCTAAGGCGTCAATACTACTCACGAAGTTACCGGAAGGACGTGAAAACCGCGCTCCTGTTCGCGGGCGCGGTGTTCCGGGAAGGAGGAACTGTCGAAAACTGGGTGCGAGAGGTGAAGGACCGGCTGGAAGGCCCTCTGCGCAAGGAGTTTGCGGCCGGGGCTGCCCAGATCAACCAACTGGGTGTGAGCTACTTTCTCCGACAGATGGCCGAAACCAGTCCGGATCCGATATTCCGGGTTGCGATGGCAGGTATCTACGACAACTATCAAAGCACCGGCGATCTGCGAGAGTTTATCAATAGTGTGTTGCAGAATCTGAGACAGCAGGAGCATGTGGAGCGATCTATCAAACAGAAGCAAAAAGAGTTTTTGAAAATGTTCGCGTTCCCGGCCATTTTCCCACTGATGATGTATCTGATGTTCCAGCCGTCCGTCGATGCCCTTCTTGCTCATAGTTTTCAGGCCAATGTCGTGCTGTTTGTCGGTGTCGTTGGGTATGCCGCGTTGTTGAGCGTTGCGTACCGTTTAACAAGGCCCAAAATACTTGGATAA
- a CDS encoding type II secretion system F family protein yields the protein MIVSLCVFWTVVLGWPLLKRHVWPIIAWGYRIRQEYQRMRGKRRLWRLLVRKLEPYMGHGLVHRVERQIRLAGRPWAITATELITIQLLGAIGLSVLGLTVVPSDVMGIYVVTAVLLLPYPNVRLSALAKKRQMEARSAVRFVKRRFVEKLRLGLPLDDALRSVAEIAPGEFGETFRRVLSQMRNRPLKDIMQDLRKEYEAPEVDTFCTALEYSDEKSPSSLIDSLQLQIGEEDDQQDEYIQAQIESAQPRLYGVLAVTSIYTLAFVIYFAWTIGRIQFGNGPMTFRLF from the coding sequence ATGATTGTTTCTTTGTGTGTTTTCTGGACCGTGGTGCTCGGATGGCCTCTCCTGAAACGCCATGTATGGCCCATCATTGCCTGGGGATATCGGATCAGACAAGAGTATCAGCGAATGCGTGGCAAACGTCGACTCTGGCGTTTGCTGGTGCGGAAACTTGAACCTTATATGGGTCACGGTTTGGTGCATCGGGTGGAAAGGCAGATACGTCTGGCCGGGCGACCGTGGGCGATCACGGCGACTGAGTTGATCACGATTCAGCTTTTAGGGGCAATCGGCTTGTCAGTCCTTGGGCTAACTGTCGTCCCGTCAGATGTTATGGGAATTTACGTTGTGACGGCTGTTTTGCTGCTCCCGTATCCAAACGTGCGACTCAGTGCTCTTGCAAAAAAACGACAAATGGAGGCCCGTAGTGCGGTCCGTTTTGTCAAACGGAGGTTTGTCGAAAAATTGCGCCTTGGGCTTCCGTTGGATGATGCCCTTCGAAGTGTCGCCGAAATTGCCCCTGGAGAATTTGGAGAAACCTTTCGGCGGGTGCTGAGTCAGATGAGAAACCGGCCTTTAAAAGACATCATGCAGGATTTGAGAAAAGAGTATGAGGCACCGGAGGTGGATACGTTTTGTACAGCACTCGAGTATAGCGACGAAAAGTCGCCCAGCTCTCTCATCGATAGTCTGCAACTACAAATTGGTGAGGAAGATGATCAGCAAGACGAATACATTCAAGCACAAATCGAATCGGCTCAACCCCGGCTATATGGTGTACTGGCCGTGACGTCCATTTATACACTGGCGTTTGTGATCTATTTTGCTTGGACCATTGGACGAATCCAGTTTGGAAATGGTCCGATGACGTTTCGACTCTTTTGA
- a CDS encoding EAL domain-containing protein: MQSIVPRFQPIVDVLANCNIGFEATIRGVHGEPAQDLFQRALKQGQVTELDREARVVAIEEGMPILEPNQKLFLNIAPQSLAEAVHWLPEDAPVERIVLEITEQLPLEKFKTVQKRIQALRQQGLEWALDDFGMGFSNLDSLTKLPLSYVKLDKQFTTDVVNKKTANAIKHYCWMFQDMGIRLIVEGVETEEQKQRLLELGVRFMQGYRFGFPKLANEFVRRISLGPLP, from the coding sequence ATGCAGAGTATCGTTCCGAGGTTTCAACCGATTGTGGATGTGTTGGCCAATTGCAACATTGGGTTCGAGGCTACCATTCGGGGTGTTCACGGCGAACCTGCCCAAGACTTGTTTCAGCGGGCACTCAAGCAGGGACAGGTCACGGAATTAGACCGTGAGGCCCGTGTGGTGGCGATAGAAGAAGGGATGCCAATACTCGAACCCAATCAAAAACTCTTTCTCAACATAGCGCCTCAAAGCCTGGCGGAAGCTGTACACTGGCTGCCCGAGGATGCGCCAGTCGAACGAATCGTGCTGGAAATTACCGAGCAATTGCCTCTTGAGAAGTTCAAGACTGTTCAAAAGCGTATACAGGCGCTCAGACAACAGGGTCTGGAATGGGCTCTTGACGATTTCGGAATGGGCTTCTCAAATTTGGATTCCCTGACGAAGTTGCCGCTGTCCTATGTGAAGCTGGACAAGCAGTTTACCACGGATGTCGTAAATAAAAAGACGGCGAATGCGATCAAACACTACTGCTGGATGTTTCAGGACATGGGGATCCGGTTGATCGTCGAAGGAGTGGAAACGGAGGAGCAGAAACAGCGTCTGTTGGAGTTGGGAGTACGGTTTATGCAGGGCTATCGCTTCGGGTTCCCGAAGCTGGCGAATGAATTTGTCCGTCGGATTTCTCTCGGCCCCCTTCCTTAG
- a CDS encoding copper amine oxidase N-terminal domain-containing protein yields the protein MRRKFIGTLLGLSCLSLSTTALADTASLATSTQKPPVQVAAFKIGNGQYSVNGYTFRDAAPYIKNDRTYLPLRFAAYAVGIGDNNIYWDGANQKVYLQKNNKIIVVTIGSNTMQVGDQTIQMDVPAEIMDGRTMLPIAYIAKAFDCDVHWDGDKKIVTIIAH from the coding sequence ATGAGAAGAAAATTTATTGGAACTTTGCTTGGCCTGTCGTGTCTCTCTTTATCCACTACAGCATTGGCCGATACTGCCTCACTGGCGACAAGCACACAGAAACCGCCTGTCCAGGTGGCCGCTTTCAAAATCGGCAATGGACAGTATTCTGTCAATGGCTACACATTCCGGGATGCGGCTCCGTACATCAAAAACGATCGTACCTATTTGCCACTCCGCTTTGCCGCATACGCGGTGGGGATTGGAGACAACAACATCTATTGGGACGGAGCCAACCAAAAGGTCTATCTACAAAAGAACAACAAAATCATCGTCGTAACGATCGGCTCTAACACCATGCAAGTGGGAGATCAGACCATTCAGATGGATGTCCCCGCCGAAATCATGGACGGACGCACGATGCTTCCTATTGCCTATATTGCTAAAGCGTTCGACTGCGATGTGCACTGGGACGGGGACAAAAAGATTGTGACGATCATCGCTCATTAG
- a CDS encoding fibronectin type III domain-containing protein has product MPMVLKKIRRTLGVWALILFLSVLPVWASTGSTIFQDSFNDVSQVDLNNTTAYVNVGSGWVELWHPSQATAISVDQNANSNVPSNIVVADQAGVKWYSYDQSTGKMISNSTLSYNNTNPIGVSLVPQQMTYYVFTRSGSSYTIEQAVFDGTSMVDNPLSTVTGLSDLVTISAVDTSHVAVANKQGQINVYSQGILDTTHSFNTGLTNIQSVANIPGTWNFVVVTSDSAYQYVFDQSTGTYVKNTAYTVNSGSQTIVSGATTDGNLVDLLTPTQNDAYIFDQETNTMAQAGIYTIGGLSKAVAVGLPSDQDVVIADQDGNVHTYQLNGSSFAENPNLLIQGLTFSKDYHSPGIYQSKIITPSSQNNMFQIVPTEQNDPGTSITYSLSIDGGSSFTTIQPNQWIHLPAGTTNPPYMSNVPPGPYIVQATLTSPSPDATPRLTDIQLNAYLDVTPPTAPGQPTANPNPSGQATTHIDWASSDDPVFAPSTGASGIATYQIRFSTDGGTTWGPWIDTGSNQPGYDLQVPTNTAVTYAIQVRAIDVAGNIGPESPIGNLFVDTIPLGMTGNLMVTNIVYPTPGQTFPTNILPVHVQAGGEVIYEVTTTGGAQQVHVEYSDGTTQDLVPKDSTLQDVCRWEGWYYPSSTSTIPLDTPQGTHIWITKITVSGLNKQPYETSSDLLVIDGSISRGMLPQMAPRLVK; this is encoded by the coding sequence TTGCCAATGGTGTTGAAGAAGATTCGGAGGACACTCGGTGTATGGGCGCTCATTCTATTTTTATCGGTCCTTCCGGTTTGGGCCTCAACAGGGAGCACCATCTTCCAGGATTCGTTCAATGACGTTTCCCAAGTGGATCTGAACAACACAACGGCCTATGTGAACGTGGGCAGCGGCTGGGTAGAGCTGTGGCATCCGTCCCAAGCGACGGCCATCTCCGTCGATCAAAACGCGAATTCCAACGTCCCGTCTAATATCGTTGTTGCGGATCAAGCGGGAGTCAAGTGGTATTCCTATGACCAATCCACGGGGAAAATGATCAGTAACTCGACGCTCAGTTATAACAATACGAATCCGATCGGGGTATCGTTGGTTCCGCAACAAATGACGTATTACGTGTTCACGAGGTCGGGCAGTTCTTACACCATCGAACAAGCCGTCTTTGACGGCACAAGCATGGTGGATAACCCTCTTTCCACCGTAACCGGCCTATCCGATCTCGTAACCATCAGTGCGGTGGATACGAGTCATGTGGCGGTAGCCAACAAGCAAGGGCAAATTAACGTGTACAGCCAAGGGATATTGGATACCACGCATTCCTTTAACACGGGATTGACCAACATCCAATCGGTCGCTAATATCCCTGGAACATGGAACTTTGTGGTTGTGACCTCGGATTCCGCCTATCAATACGTCTTTGATCAGTCGACCGGAACGTACGTAAAAAATACGGCGTATACGGTGAATTCGGGGAGCCAGACCATAGTTTCCGGCGCTACAACCGATGGCAACCTGGTAGATCTTTTGACGCCCACACAAAACGATGCGTACATCTTTGACCAAGAAACCAATACGATGGCGCAGGCAGGGATCTATACCATCGGCGGGCTGTCAAAAGCGGTGGCTGTCGGTTTGCCTTCCGATCAAGATGTGGTCATAGCTGACCAGGACGGAAACGTACACACCTACCAGCTGAACGGCAGCTCTTTTGCGGAAAATCCGAACCTACTGATTCAGGGGCTGACATTTAGCAAGGATTATCATTCGCCGGGGATTTATCAAAGCAAGATCATTACTCCGTCGAGTCAAAACAACATGTTTCAGATCGTTCCTACGGAACAAAACGATCCTGGAACAAGCATAACTTACAGCCTTTCCATCGATGGAGGAAGTTCGTTTACAACTATTCAACCAAACCAGTGGATTCATCTTCCGGCCGGGACCACGAATCCGCCTTATATGTCCAATGTTCCGCCAGGTCCCTATATTGTGCAGGCAACGTTGACTAGCCCAAGTCCAGATGCAACCCCGCGATTGACGGATATTCAGTTAAACGCGTACTTGGATGTCACGCCGCCGACAGCGCCGGGACAGCCCACAGCAAACCCGAATCCAAGCGGACAGGCCACAACACACATTGACTGGGCATCTTCAGATGATCCGGTATTTGCACCGTCCACAGGAGCGTCCGGAATTGCGACATATCAGATTCGGTTCAGTACGGACGGTGGGACGACGTGGGGGCCGTGGATCGACACGGGTTCCAATCAACCCGGATATGACTTGCAGGTGCCAACGAATACGGCTGTTACTTATGCCATACAGGTGAGAGCCATTGACGTGGCAGGGAACATTGGCCCCGAGAGCCCAATAGGCAACCTGTTCGTTGATACAATCCCCTTGGGGATGACCGGCAATTTGATGGTGACCAACATCGTCTACCCCACTCCCGGACAGACGTTCCCGACGAATATCTTGCCGGTGCATGTGCAGGCGGGCGGGGAAGTGATCTATGAAGTGACTACGACCGGCGGAGCCCAACAGGTACATGTCGAATACTCGGACGGTACAACGCAAGACTTGGTACCCAAGGATTCTACTCTCCAGGATGTGTGCCGGTGGGAAGGATGGTATTATCCGAGCTCCACATCCACCATTCCGCTCGATACGCCGCAAGGAACACATATCTGGATAACGAAGATCACCGTCTCTGGTCTAAACAAACAGCCTTATGAGACGAGTTCAGACTTGCTTGTGATCGACGGGTCGATCTCGCGAGGAATGTTGCCACAGATGGCCCCGAGATTGGTGAAGTAA
- a CDS encoding SAM-dependent methyltransferase, giving the protein MREKYFESSPLELNHIVFLGRTWDEYLLMFNLSKDELIGRRILDCPGGACSFTATANKYGIKAFSVDSAYYNTPEELEKKGLQDIEYIISMLDKIKEKCKWNYFKSMDELRRERITALNQCIQDMKESKGYRYLPAILPVLPCKDKSFDMTLSAHLLFMYADQLDYNFHLQTIQEMIRVTRDEIRIFQTTDMNGNKYLYLDEIIDWLRTKGMKVDEVKVPYEFHRNANTMLRIICR; this is encoded by the coding sequence ATGAGAGAGAAATATTTTGAAAGTAGTCCCCTGGAACTGAATCATATTGTTTTTCTCGGGAGAACATGGGATGAATATTTGTTGATGTTTAATTTATCAAAAGATGAACTTATTGGTAGACGGATACTTGATTGTCCAGGGGGAGCATGTTCATTTACTGCAACTGCAAACAAATATGGAATTAAAGCCTTCTCTGTTGATTCAGCGTATTATAATACTCCAGAGGAACTTGAGAAAAAAGGCTTGCAGGATATAGAGTATATAATCTCGATGTTAGATAAAATAAAAGAAAAATGTAAGTGGAACTACTTCAAATCTATGGATGAACTTAGACGTGAGAGAATAACGGCTTTAAATCAATGTATTCAGGATATGAAAGAATCGAAAGGATACAGATATTTACCCGCAATTTTACCGGTCTTACCCTGTAAAGATAAGTCTTTTGATATGACTCTTTCCGCCCACTTATTGTTTATGTATGCGGATCAACTCGATTACAATTTTCACCTTCAAACGATTCAAGAAATGATTAGAGTAACCAGAGATGAAATTCGAATTTTTCAGACAACTGATATGAATGGTAATAAATATTTGTATTTGGATGAAATTATCGATTGGCTTCGAACAAAGGGTATGAAAGTAGATGAAGTAAAAGTACCCTATGAATTTCACAGGAATGCTAACACAATGTTGAGAATTATTTGCAGATAA
- a CDS encoding ATP-binding protein, producing the protein MDVINGINQILLQVLIILFPIIIFYFFWGDKVLIENKKSVGFAYGIIVGTSLILCMICSFPIYHGYLLDLRTIPLLIGILYGGYGAGIFITVVFLGFRYYLGGGGTLVPVIVCSIVLPITFLLIPKYKSYSSRHKVIIATILTLFTSLLIASVTYLKLMWSNIPVNRDFLIFFAGFSIIQTGTMLITVSLIESMRERLMLHYRLRQAEKLNVLSEMAASIAHEIRNPMTVIRGFMQLMNNNAQIPMDIRPYLKLIIEELDRAESIITGFLSLAKPQLERLEPVSVLELIHNVVNVMSPYALLHGVQIQVFTDYSPCIETNPRKLSQVLINIIKNGIEAMTDGGLLKIEVKEEEDIVLIKIIDSGIGMTKEELKRLGTLFYSTKTKGTGVGLMISYKIIESMNGRIEVSSEKGTGTQFTIIIPKAS; encoded by the coding sequence GTGGATGTAATTAACGGGATCAATCAAATATTGCTACAGGTACTTATTATTCTTTTTCCAATTATAATTTTTTACTTTTTTTGGGGAGACAAAGTTTTAATAGAGAATAAAAAAAGTGTTGGATTTGCTTATGGGATAATCGTGGGGACATCACTTATACTTTGTATGATTTGTTCGTTTCCGATTTATCATGGATACTTGCTGGATTTAAGAACAATTCCTTTATTGATAGGAATTCTATATGGGGGATATGGTGCAGGGATTTTTATTACAGTCGTATTTCTAGGTTTTCGATACTATTTGGGTGGTGGAGGAACCCTTGTCCCAGTAATTGTTTGTTCTATTGTGCTTCCCATAACATTTTTGTTGATTCCAAAATATAAGAGTTATAGTTCCAGACATAAAGTAATTATTGCAACTATACTGACACTATTTACAAGTCTTTTGATTGCTAGTGTGACATATTTAAAGCTCATGTGGTCGAACATACCAGTTAATAGAGACTTTTTAATATTTTTTGCGGGTTTTAGTATTATTCAAACAGGTACTATGTTGATAACGGTTTCCCTAATTGAGAGTATGCGGGAAAGATTAATGTTGCATTACCGATTACGACAGGCAGAGAAGTTAAATGTATTGAGTGAAATGGCTGCGTCGATAGCACATGAAATCAGGAATCCAATGACGGTTATTAGAGGCTTTATGCAACTTATGAATAATAATGCACAAATACCTATGGATATTAGACCTTATTTGAAGTTAATAATTGAAGAGTTGGATAGGGCAGAATCAATAATAACTGGATTTCTGTCGTTAGCAAAACCACAACTAGAAAGACTGGAACCAGTATCCGTTTTGGAGCTTATACATAATGTGGTGAATGTAATGTCTCCCTATGCATTATTACATGGTGTACAAATTCAAGTCTTTACTGATTACTCTCCCTGTATCGAAACTAATCCAAGAAAATTAAGTCAAGTGTTAATAAATATAATTAAGAATGGCATTGAGGCTATGACAGACGGAGGTTTATTGAAGATTGAAGTAAAAGAAGAGGAAGATATTGTGTTAATAAAAATAATTGATTCTGGAATAGGAATGACGAAAGAAGAATTAAAACGACTGGGAACACTTTTTTATTCCACAAAAACAAAAGGAACAGGAGTCGGATTGATGATAAGTTATAAAATTATTGAATCAATGAATGGACGAATTGAGGTTAGTAGTGAGAAGGGAACAGGTACACAGTTTACTATTATCATTCCGAAAGCAAGTTGA
- a CDS encoding C40 family peptidase, whose product MENLHVLGPETAKRTWKVILIGVGIFFFMFMSLFAGGGSVLQQNQGLQWNESIGDPSEYARKMIPADLLPLYMQAGAKYNIPWQVLAAIHMTETTFCKKGCPVSSAGAEGPMQFMPSTFAAYAVDGDGDGKADIQDVADAIFTAAHMLAEDGFNKNPRQAIYAYNHSDAYVNHVLGLAQQFSNGDIGGEVGSPLGEAKYQALMSEATKYEGRPYVWGGSNPSTGFDCSGLTQWVYGSIGIQLPRTAQQQYDAVQHISQAEAKPGDLIFFSGTYDTTDSVTHVGIYVGNGKMYDADDYGVGYHDLSGYWMQHLYGFGRVK is encoded by the coding sequence TTGGAGAACCTGCATGTTTTAGGACCGGAAACAGCTAAAAGGACATGGAAAGTCATTCTCATTGGAGTAGGAATCTTTTTTTTCATGTTCATGTCCCTGTTTGCCGGGGGAGGGAGTGTGCTGCAGCAGAATCAAGGACTCCAGTGGAACGAGTCTATTGGTGACCCATCGGAGTATGCCAGAAAAATGATTCCCGCCGACTTGCTTCCACTCTACATGCAAGCGGGAGCGAAGTACAACATCCCTTGGCAAGTGCTGGCCGCCATTCACATGACCGAAACGACCTTTTGCAAAAAAGGATGTCCGGTCAGTTCAGCCGGTGCCGAGGGGCCGATGCAATTCATGCCTTCCACTTTTGCCGCCTATGCGGTCGATGGTGACGGGGATGGCAAAGCGGACATTCAGGATGTAGCCGATGCCATATTCACTGCAGCCCACATGTTGGCGGAAGACGGTTTCAACAAGAATCCTCGTCAAGCCATCTATGCATACAACCATTCGGATGCATACGTAAACCATGTGCTGGGTTTGGCCCAACAGTTTTCCAATGGAGATATTGGAGGAGAAGTGGGATCCCCGCTTGGAGAGGCAAAGTATCAGGCACTGATGAGTGAAGCCACCAAATACGAAGGGAGGCCCTATGTGTGGGGAGGTTCCAATCCTTCGACGGGCTTTGATTGTTCAGGACTGACCCAATGGGTGTACGGGTCCATTGGAATTCAACTCCCACGCACGGCCCAGCAACAATATGATGCCGTGCAACACATCTCCCAGGCGGAAGCCAAGCCCGGCGATCTGATCTTTTTTTCAGGCACTTACGATACTACAGATTCTGTCACCCATGTGGGCATTTATGTCGGGAACGGGAAAATGTACGATGCCGATGATTACGGCGTGGGGTATCACGATCTTTCAGGATACTGGATGCAACATCTGTACGGCTTTGGCCGTGTGAAATAA